The following proteins come from a genomic window of Sinorhizobium fredii NGR234:
- a CDS encoding FAD-binding protein, which yields MPMRSNDSETDLAATVISPTNEAELAGFIAESYARTAPMCVVGGGTRLQPGTVAAAQTLTSRSLSGIVTYEPGALTLIARSGTPMEEIEAALASEQQAFAFEPMDHRVVLRVTGAPTVGGMVAGNVSGPRRVNAGACRDHLLGVRFVDGRGRIIKNGGRVMKNVTGLDLSKLLCGSHGTLGVLTEVALKTLPAAETQQTIAFHGISVGDATEIFARALATPYEVSGAAFRSGTAWLRIEGFSAQVDYRRERLSTLFRDRELEIVGEADSRNLWRGLRDLHHFSASSEPLWRILVKPSDAPAVVAALHALGGEVSLDWGGGLIWFQGSASGSAVRRAAGMGQAMLLRRGALCDCGSFPPEEPAIAQLSAALRRTFDPAGILNPGLMDK from the coding sequence ATGCCCATGAGAAGCAATGACAGCGAAACCGATCTCGCCGCGACAGTCATTTCCCCGACCAATGAAGCGGAATTGGCTGGCTTTATTGCCGAAAGCTATGCGCGAACCGCCCCCATGTGTGTCGTCGGTGGAGGCACCCGTCTCCAGCCCGGAACGGTTGCAGCTGCCCAGACCCTGACGTCACGATCGCTTAGTGGCATTGTGACCTATGAACCGGGCGCTCTAACGCTGATTGCGCGCTCTGGAACTCCCATGGAGGAAATCGAAGCAGCACTTGCGAGCGAGCAGCAGGCGTTCGCGTTCGAACCGATGGACCATAGAGTGGTGCTTCGCGTCACCGGCGCTCCAACGGTCGGCGGCATGGTTGCCGGCAATGTGTCGGGCCCGCGTCGTGTAAATGCCGGCGCCTGCAGGGATCATCTTCTTGGCGTGCGTTTCGTCGATGGCAGGGGCCGGATCATAAAAAACGGCGGGCGGGTAATGAAGAACGTCACCGGCCTCGACCTCAGTAAACTGCTCTGCGGTTCGCACGGGACGCTCGGTGTCTTGACGGAAGTGGCGTTGAAGACGTTGCCGGCTGCGGAAACCCAGCAGACGATCGCCTTCCACGGCATTTCCGTAGGAGATGCAACGGAGATTTTCGCGCGGGCACTCGCCACTCCCTACGAGGTTTCTGGCGCCGCCTTTCGCTCCGGCACTGCCTGGCTGAGGATCGAAGGGTTTTCGGCGCAAGTCGACTATCGTCGCGAACGGTTGTCCACCCTCTTTCGCGATCGAGAGCTTGAAATAGTGGGCGAGGCTGATAGCCGGAACCTCTGGCGAGGACTGCGCGATCTGCACCATTTCTCGGCCTCAAGTGAACCGCTTTGGCGCATTCTCGTCAAGCCGAGCGACGCTCCGGCGGTGGTTGCGGCGTTGCATGCACTCGGCGGGGAGGTGTCGCTGGACTGGGGTGGCGGATTGATTTGGTTTCAGGGCAGTGCCAGCGGATCTGCAGTTCGCCGCGCAGCTGGCATGGGGCAGGCAATGCTGCTGCGCCGCGGTGCGCTGTGCGACTGTGGCAGCTTCCCGCCCGAAGAGCCCGCTATTGCGCAGCTCTCAGCTGCGCTGCGCAGGACATTTGATCCCGCTGGCATTCTCAATCCCGGATTGATGGACAAATGA